The following coding sequences lie in one Apium graveolens cultivar Ventura chromosome 1, ASM990537v1, whole genome shotgun sequence genomic window:
- the LOC141671793 gene encoding uncharacterized protein LOC141671793, which translates to MATMVQPQIPKLMATNYENWSIQMKVLLGSYDNWDIVESGYDEPVDATTEAALSNAEKMILKETRKKDKKALYTIIQGVDESTFEKISNAKTAKEAWEILQKSFQGVEKVKKVRLQVLRGEFENLKMKNSENIGEFVTRLKAVTNEMKRNGESLDDIRVMEKLLRSLTRKFDYVVTSIEESKDLSIISIDELVGSLQAHEQRMNQYDDASHLEKALQSKVSIGDSFGSSSSARGRGGFRGGYRGERGRGRQSFNRGHNSEGYRPSSRGQNFRGRGRGGFQQRGDKSQFQCYNCNKFGHFSYECRAPKVEERSHFAATKEDKDVGTAMFLTYKGDEENKKNVWYLDSGASNHMTGHKELFTEIDDTISGEVTFGDLSKIPVKGKDIAGPFDISSLGGNMYYLTFIDDFSRKSWVYIIKEKSETLDKFKEFKALAEKQSCHYLKVLRSDRGGKYTSNLFKSFYRAHGINHQLTTTYTPQQNGVAERKNRTILDMARSMVKAKHLPRTFWAEAVLCAVYLLNRCLTKSKRKKLDYKGEKCIFTGYDKRSKAYRLYNPLTKKLIISRDVEFDESDYWRWSEDERKVAGLFFNGDDDNGDNQNIKDDGDDDQTPPPSPNQQTPRSTPSTG; encoded by the exons ATGGCGACGATGGTGCAACCACAAATCCCGAAATTGATGGCAACAAATTACGAGAACTGGAGTATCCAAATGAAGGTGTTACTCGGTTCATACGATAATTGGGATATTGTTGAAAGTGGTTATGACGAGCCCGTAGATGCTACCACTGAAGCGGCCCTTTCAAATGCGGAGAAGATGATTTTGAAAGAGACCCggaaaaaagataaaaaggcgTTATATACAATTATTCAAGGAGTTGACGAATCAACCTTTGAAAAAATTTCAAATGCAAAAACGGCGAAAGAAGCATGGGAGATTCTGCAAAAATCATTCCAAGGAGTCGAAAAAGTCAAAAAGGTGCGGCTCCAGGTGTTACGCGGGGAATTTgaaaatttaaagatgaagaattcagaaaatattggtgaatttgttacgCGCTTGAAAGCCGTGACAAACGAGATGAAAAGAAATGGTGAAAGTCTCGATGATATTCGGGTGATGGAAAAATTACTCCGTTCGTTGACGAGGAAATTTGATTACGTTGTTACTTCTATCGAGGAATCAAAGGACTTGTCCATAATTTCTATTGATGAGCTCGTAGGTTCACTTCAAGCTCATGAGCAGCGgatgaaccagtatgatgatgCAAGCCATTTGGAAAAGGCGTTGCAAAGTAAGGTGTCTATTGGTGACAGTTTTGGAAGTAGCAGTTCTGCACGTGGAAGAGGTGGCTTTAGAGGTGGCTACCGTGGTGAACGAGGACGAGGAAGGCAATCCTTCAATAGAGGCCATAATTCTGAAGGGTATCGGCCATCTAGTCGTGGTCAAAATTTCAGAGGCCGTGGAAGAGGCGGATTTCAACAACGAGGTGACAAGTCTCAATTTCAATgttataattgtaataaatttggTCACTTCAGTTATGAGTGTAGAGCACCAAAAGTGGAAGAAAGGAGTCACTTTGCTGCAACAAAAGAAGATAAAGACGTTGGCACTGCTATGTTCCTCACTTATAAAGGAGATGAGGAAAACAagaagaatgtttggtatcttgactcagGGGCCAGTAATCACATGACTGGTCACAAGGAATTATTCACGGAGATAGACGACACCATCAGCGGAGAGGTTACTTTTGGTGACTTGTCAAAGATTCCGGTGAAAGGAAAAG ATATTGCTGGTCCATTTGATATCTCATCACTTGGAGGTAATATGTATTACCTaacttttattgatgattttagcaggaaaAGTTGGGTGTATATCATCAAAGAAAAGTCAGAGactcttgataaattcaaggagttcaaagcacTGGCAGAAAAGCAAAGTTGTCATTATTTGAAGGTACTCAGATCAGACAGAGGAGGCAAGTATACTTCTAATCTGTTTAAAAGCTTTTATAGAGCACATGgaatcaatcatcagttgacaacgacctatactcctcaacaaaatggcgtTGCAGAAAGAAAGAATCGCACTATTCTTGACATGGCAAGGAGCATGGTGAAAGCAAAACACTTGCCGAGAACCTTTTGGGCCGAAGCCGTTTTATGTGCAGTTTATTTGTTGAATCGCTGTCTAACAAAAAGT AAAAGAAAGAAGTTGGATTATAAAGGCGAGAAGTGCATATTTACTGGATATGACAAAAGGAGCAAGGCGTACAGACTTTACAATCCCCTGACGAAGaaattaatcatttctcgagatgttgagttcgATGAATCAGATTACTGGAGATGGAGCGAGGATGAAAGAAAAGTTGCTGGTTTATTTTTCAATGGCGATGACGATAACGGTGATAACCAGAACATTAAAGATGACGGAGATGATGATCAAACTCCTCCACCAAGTCCAAATCAACAAACTCCTAGATCGACACCATCCACGGGATGA